GGGAGCTGGGCGGGCTCGTGGACGAGCTCGTGGTCATCGACTCACGTTCCACTGATGACACCGCGCTGGTGGCGGCACGGGCGGGGGCCAGGGTGCACGCCCAGGACGAGATCCTGTCGCAGCTCAAGCCGCTCGACGGCAAGGGGGAGGCGCTGTGGAAGTCCCTGGCGGTGACGTCGGGGGACGTACTGGTGTTCGTCGACGCCGATATCCGGAAATTTCGGGCTTCGTTGGTGCTTGGCGTGCTCGGGCCGCTGTTGGGCGATCCGAGCGTGGCGTACGCGAAGGGGTGCTATGACCGTCCCCTCAACGGGGCAGGGGACGGAGGCGGGCGCGTCACGGAGCTGGTGGCCCGGCCACTGATCAACCTGCACTGGCCCCAGCTGGCGGGTTTCGTCCAGCCGCTGGCGGGGGAGTACGCCGGGCGGCGTTCGGTCCTGGAGCGGGTGCCCTTCGTGACCGGCTACGGGGTGGAGCTGGGGCTCCTGATCGATCTGCTGGAGCTGGCCGGGCTGGATGCGTTCGCGCAGGTGGATCTAGGGTCGCGCGAGCATGCGCCGCAGTCCACCGAGGCGCTCGGGGGGATGGCGGGGCAGATCATGCTCGCCGCCTGGTCGCGGCTGGAGCGGCAGGGGAAGATCCGGGCGTTGCATGAGCCGTCGGTGCGGCTCGCGCAGTTCCGGCGGGGGGAGGATGGGCATGATGTGCTGATCCGGGATATGGGGATCGGTGAGCGACCGCCGATGCTCACCGTCGACGCCTGACCGCCCGTCTCGGTCTCGTCCAGAGCCGGCACGCCTGCCGAGGAGGTGTGGTCGAGCGGACGGGGATGGCGGGGCAGGCCCGTGGCGAGGCGTGTCGGCGTGCTCGGGTGCAGGGCAGGCGCTTGGGCAGCACATCCAGGCGCATCCAGGCGCGGGTCAGGGCGCGGGTCCAGATCAGGGCGCGGGTCCAGATCAGGGCGCGGGGCCTGGCGTGTGGGGCGCGTTCGGGCGCGGGTCAGGTGTGTGGGGCGCGTTCAGACGCAGCGGGTCAGGCGAGCCGGCCGCAGCAAGCGCTACTTGAGGGCGGCGGCGACGAAGGCGGCGATCTGGTCGCGGATGGCGTCGTGATCGTCGGCCGCGTCGCGCAGGATGATGCGCCCGAGCTGCGGCATCATCGACGGAAACATGGCCAGCCCCGTCAACATGAACAGCGTCCGGGCCGTAGCCGCCGAAGGCCCCGGCTCGCCCAGACCCTCCGCCAGCGAGGCCGTCTTGCGGCCGCAGCGCTCCACCCGGGCCTCCTGGCCCTCCAGCAGCTCCTGCCCCCGGTAGTTGAGCGCCTCCCACATCAGCAGCCGCACCGTGTCGGGATGCGAGCGGTAGTAGTCGGTCAGCTTGGCCACGTACTCGACGGGGTCGGCGCCAGGCAGGGCGATCTGGGCGGTCAGGTCGTCGAGCGCCTCGGTGATGACGGTGTCGAACAGCTTCTCCTTGCTGCCGAAGTGCCCGTAGATGCGCTCCTTGTTGACGCCGGCGCGCTCGGCGATGCGATCCACGCGCGCGCCCGCCACCCCGTACGCGGCGAACTCCTCCCGCGCGGCCTCCAGCAGGGCGGCGCGGGTGGCGGCGGTCGAGACCTTGGGTGCCATGGAGCCATCCTAACCACCAACCGGTTGGTTGCAAACCAACTAGCTGGTTGACATCCAACTGGTTGGTTGGCTAGCGTCCGAGCCCATGACGCTCACGATTTCCCGCACTCCACGGCTACGGCCGCCCGTCCCCGCCACCGCCCCCTTCGCGAGCACGCTGACGGCGTTCACGCTCACCGCGATCCTGGTCAGCGGGCAGTTGTACGTCGTGATCCCCCTCCTGCACGACATGGCCGCCGGCTGGGGTTCCTCTGCCGGTGGGCTGACGTGGCTGGTGACCGCGTTCGGCATCGGCTATGGCGTCGGGTTCCTGGTGTTCGGTCCGCTTTCTGATCGGTACGGGCGGCGCAGGGTGTTGATGATCGGGCTGCCGCTGGCCGCGCTGACGACGGCGCTGGTGGCCTTGAGTCCGTCGCCCGAGGTGGCGCTGGGGTTGCGGGCGCTGCAGGGGGTGGCGGTGGCGATGTTCCCGCCCGCCGCGATGGCGTACCTGGGGGAGCGGCTGGAGCCGCGCCGTCGCGTGGCCGCCATCGCGGCGGTGACCGGCGCGTTCCTCGCCTCCGCCGTGGTGCTGCAGGTCGCCGCTCAGCTGCTCGTCGAGGTGATCGGCTGGCGGGGGTTGTTCGGGATCTCGGCGGCCGGGTTCGTGGTCGCGTGGCTGGGGGTGCGCGCGGTCATGCTGCCCGACCCACCTCGCGACCGCACCGAGACGGCGTACCCGGTACTCGAGACCCCGCGTCCCGGGCCCGCGTCCGCGCCCATGGCACCCGCGTCCGCGCGGTCGGTGCCCGCATCCGACTCCACGGCGCCTGCGTCCGCGCGGTCGGTGCCCGCATCCGACCCCACGGCGCCTGCGTCCGCCGGCGGCGGGCGCCACCTCGCCGGATCGTTGCTGTCCGCCTACCGCCCGCTTCCCGGCCTGCTGTTCCACCGGGTCCTGACCCTGCGCTACCTGGCCACGATCATGCTGATGGTCGGCTTCGTGGCCGTCTACACCGGCCTGCAGATCTACGGCGTCAGCTCCCCCGCCGAACTGCTCGCCCTGCGGGCCGCCGGCCTGCCGTCGATCGTGCTCGTGCCGCTCCTCATGCCCTGGCTGGCCAGGATCCGCATGACGACCAGGGCGGTGGCGTTCCTGGCGGTCGCCGCGCTCACCCTCGCCGTGATCGGCCTCACCGGTACCGCCGTGCTGGTGCTCCTGCTCGCCCTGTACGTGGCCGCCATCACCGGTGGCCTGCCCAGCATGAACGAGTCCATCTCGGCGGAGGCCGGACAGGCCAGGGGCACGGCGCTGGCGTTGTTCTCCGCCGCGCTCGCGGTGGGGGGCAGTGTCGGGCCGCAGGTGGCCGCCGCGTTCGGTGGTTTCACCCCGCTCATGTACGGCCTCGCGATCGGGATGGCGACGGCCGCCCTGTTCATCCTGGTCTCCACCTGGACGGCAGGGAAGAAGAGGACGACGCTGCTGTGATGTCGGTTCGCCCGCCGCTGGACGTTCCGGCGGCGGGCTACCGCCCGGTAGGGTGTTACCATCGGTAACCTAAGGGGGACACATGGCCGGGTTCTGTCCGGAGCCGAGTGACGACGTGATCCAGGTGCGTGACTGGGTGCACGCGTTCGCCCGCGACGTGATCCGCCCCGCGGGCGCCGAGTGGGACGAGCGGGAGGAGACCCCCTGGCCCGTCATCCAGGAGGCGGCCAAGATCGGGCTGTACTCCCTCGACTTCTTCGCCACGCAGTGGTTCGAGGAGAGCGGGCTGGCGTTGCCGGTGGCGTTCGAGGAGATCTTCTGGGGTGACGCGGGCATCGGCCTGTCGATCACCGGCACCGGCCTGGCCGCCGCGGCGCTGGCCGCCAACGGCACCCCCGAGCAGATGGGGGAGTGGCTGCCGCAGATGTTCGGCACGGAGAACGACGTCAAGCTGGGCGCGTTCTGCGCCTCCGAGCCGGACGCCGGCTCCGACGTCGGCGCCATCCGCACCCGCGCCGTCCCCGACGGCGACGACTGGGTGCTCAACGGCGTCAAGACCTGGGCCACGAACGGCGGCATCGCCAACGTGCACGTCGTCGTCGCCTCGGTGGACCCGTCGCTGGGCACCAGGGGGCAGGCCTCGTTCGTCATCCCGCCCGGCACACCGGGGCTGTCGATGGGCCAGAAGTTCCGCAAGCACGGCATCCGCGCCTCCCACACCGCCGAGGTCGTGCTGGAGGACGTCCGGGTGCCCGGCTCGTGCCTGCTCGGCGGCAAGGAGAAGCTGGAGGCCAGGCTGGCGCGCGTACGGAAGGGCGAGCGGGCGGGGGAGCAGGCGGCGATGCGCACCTTCGAGACCACCCGCCCGTCGGTGGCCGCGATGGCGGTGGGCATCGCCCGCGCCGGCTTCGAGTACGCCAGGGACTACGCCCGCGAGCGCGAGCAGTTCGGCCGCCGGATCGGCGAGAACCAGGCCATCGCCTTCCTGCTCGCCGAGATGGCCACCCGGGTGGACGTGGCCCGGCTGCTGACCTGGCGGGCCGCGTGGATGGCCAGGAACGGCAGGCAGTTCGAGCAGGCGGAGGGCTCGATGTCGAAGCTGGTGGCCGGGGAGACGGCGGTGTGGGTGACCGAGCAGGCGATCCAGATCCTCGGCGGGGCCGGGTACACCAGGGAGCATCCGGTGGAGCGCTTCCACCGGGATGCCAAGATCTACACGATCTTCGAGGGGACGAGCGAGATCCAGCGCCTGATCATCGGCCGCGCCGTCACCGGCCTCCCCGTCCGCTGACGCCACC
The nucleotide sequence above comes from Nonomuraea gerenzanensis. Encoded proteins:
- a CDS encoding MFS transporter; translated protein: MTLTISRTPRLRPPVPATAPFASTLTAFTLTAILVSGQLYVVIPLLHDMAAGWGSSAGGLTWLVTAFGIGYGVGFLVFGPLSDRYGRRRVLMIGLPLAALTTALVALSPSPEVALGLRALQGVAVAMFPPAAMAYLGERLEPRRRVAAIAAVTGAFLASAVVLQVAAQLLVEVIGWRGLFGISAAGFVVAWLGVRAVMLPDPPRDRTETAYPVLETPRPGPASAPMAPASARSVPASDSTAPASARSVPASDPTAPASAGGGRHLAGSLLSAYRPLPGLLFHRVLTLRYLATIMLMVGFVAVYTGLQIYGVSSPAELLALRAAGLPSIVLVPLLMPWLARIRMTTRAVAFLAVAALTLAVIGLTGTAVLVLLLALYVAAITGGLPSMNESISAEAGQARGTALALFSAALAVGGSVGPQVAAAFGGFTPLMYGLAIGMATAALFILVSTWTAGKKRTTLL
- a CDS encoding TetR/AcrR family transcriptional regulator gives rise to the protein MAPKVSTAATRAALLEAAREEFAAYGVAGARVDRIAERAGVNKERIYGHFGSKEKLFDTVITEALDDLTAQIALPGADPVEYVAKLTDYYRSHPDTVRLLMWEALNYRGQELLEGQEARVERCGRKTASLAEGLGEPGPSAATARTLFMLTGLAMFPSMMPQLGRIILRDAADDHDAIRDQIAAFVAAALK
- a CDS encoding glucosyl-3-phosphoglycerate synthase, whose protein sequence is MLPEVRGWLRRRTSSAGDWPLRDLLAAKGDTTVSVVLPARDERETVGEIVKVIRRELGGLVDELVVIDSRSTDDTALVAARAGARVHAQDEILSQLKPLDGKGEALWKSLAVTSGDVLVFVDADIRKFRASLVLGVLGPLLGDPSVAYAKGCYDRPLNGAGDGGGRVTELVARPLINLHWPQLAGFVQPLAGEYAGRRSVLERVPFVTGYGVELGLLIDLLELAGLDAFAQVDLGSREHAPQSTEALGGMAGQIMLAAWSRLERQGKIRALHEPSVRLAQFRRGEDGHDVLIRDMGIGERPPMLTVDA
- a CDS encoding acyl-CoA dehydrogenase family protein, which translates into the protein MAGFCPEPSDDVIQVRDWVHAFARDVIRPAGAEWDEREETPWPVIQEAAKIGLYSLDFFATQWFEESGLALPVAFEEIFWGDAGIGLSITGTGLAAAALAANGTPEQMGEWLPQMFGTENDVKLGAFCASEPDAGSDVGAIRTRAVPDGDDWVLNGVKTWATNGGIANVHVVVASVDPSLGTRGQASFVIPPGTPGLSMGQKFRKHGIRASHTAEVVLEDVRVPGSCLLGGKEKLEARLARVRKGERAGEQAAMRTFETTRPSVAAMAVGIARAGFEYARDYAREREQFGRRIGENQAIAFLLAEMATRVDVARLLTWRAAWMARNGRQFEQAEGSMSKLVAGETAVWVTEQAIQILGGAGYTREHPVERFHRDAKIYTIFEGTSEIQRLIIGRAVTGLPVR